The Blastopirellula sediminis sequence AAGTCCGGACCCCTAGGAAAAAATAGTCGTGCAGGGGGGTGTGTTGCGGTGATGCCCTTGATTATTTTGATGAATTCCAACGAAAAGGTGTCTGGCTAACGGATCGGCTTGCCATGTAGCTGATGTGCGGAGAACGCACGATGGATTACTTAAAAACACGCCCCAAGGCGTTCACCAAAAGCTTCATTAACGCGGAGTACGACAATGTTGACCCAGATGAAAAGCGCGGTAGACAAGTTCCACAACGACGAAGATGGCATCGAGGCCCTGCAGGTCGTCATGATCGTCGCATTGGCCGCGATTATCTTGATCGCCTTCATGACGCTTGGCGACAAAGTGATCCAATGGATGCAGGAGAGAGTCCAAGAGTTGATGGGATAGTCGCATGTCTAGCGAAACTGCGAACGCCGCTAATGATCTGCCAGAGCGATCCAATCGCCTGGCGACGCTTTGGCGGATCGGTTGGCTTTTGCCGGCGGTCGCCTTGGCGGTCGCAGCGACGCTGACGCTGGTTCCACTGCAAGGGGGCTGGAAGACAGGCGGCGGATTGATGCTGCTGATCGCGGTTGCGATCGCAGCATTCACCGATATTCGGCAACGCCGGATCTATAACTGGCTCACCTATCCGTTATTCCTTTGGGCTTTGGGATTGAATCTTGTCGCCAGCATTGGTTGGCCGCAAGAAGGGACGGCGGCGTTCGCATTTACAGAGGCGATCCCCGTTGGTCCTGCAGCGCTCGGAGCGATTGGGATTGGCCAATCGCTAAGCGGCGCCGCGACCTGTTTCACGATTTTGCTGGTCGCTTACTTGCTTTCCGGCGGGGGCGCCGGCGACGTCAAGATTGCGGCTTGTATTGGGGCTTGCCTCGGAATGAGAGCCGGCCTGTTCGCTTTGATCACGTGCTACCTGGCGGCTGCCGCCGTCTGCGTCGTCTGGTCGATGTGGAAGCATGGCCCGGTGAAAATTGGCGTCGGCTTCGCTCGTAAGGCGGCCGCGATCCTCATTCCCGGATTCGTCGCCCCTCCGGATCAGGATCAAACCTTGTTGTTGGAGAAGCCGGTTCCCCTGGGACCGTTCTTCGCCTTGGGCAGCATTGTCGCTCTTTCCGGAGTTATCTCGTGATGCGAGTGAGGAGGAGCGAAAAACGACGCGGCGCCATGTCTTTGGAAGTCGCCCTAACGACGGGCCTTTTGGTTCCTTTGGCGGCGGCCCTCTTTTACATGGGATTGCAGATTTACCAATACCTGTTCGACATCACTTCCACCCTGGTCGGTTGGCCCTATCCATAACCTTGGCGGTCTGTTCTAGCAATGTTCGCTTCTCCCTACGAACTCGTACGATCGGTCGAAGCGATTTGGATCACCTGGTTCATCAGCGTCGCCATCTTCGTCTGGATAACGCGACAAGCGATCCGGCGCCAACCTTGGCGACGACTGCGGCGGCTGAACAATAACGAGACCGGAGGAGCCTACACCCTTTCGTTGGTTTTAATCGTCCCCTTCTACACGCTCTTGATCTGCGTCATCGCCGAGACGACGCTAATCCTGACGGTCAAGACCGGCACCATCTATGCCGCCTACCAGGCGTGCCGCGCCGGCGTCGTTTGGTCGTCGGCCGCATCCTGGGGCGAAACGCAGTCCAAAATGCGCCAAGCGGCGGTCGAATCGATGGTGCCCTTCGCCAGCGGAACGCAGGGGAAAGGAAAGTCGGGGACGGAATCGGCTCAGGCGCGACGCTACCTGGACGCCTACCAAGAGTACGCCAAGACCCCAGGAAAACGAAGCTACCTGGCCGCCAAGTATCGCTACGCCGAGAAATACGTCTCGATCAGCAGCGATGGTCCGCCGGCCGAGTGGCATTCGGATCTGGAGGTGACGATTCAATACGAGTTCCCGTTTACAACGCCAGGCGCCGGGATGATTCTCGGCAAGAAGAACGCCGACGGTCGATATTGCTTGTCGATCATCAGCAAGGCGAAGTTGCAAAACGAAGGTCCTAAAAACGCCCAACAGCGAACAGGAATTCGATATGCATCGCCTGATTAACGACATTCGCGTTCTCTTCGCGGAAATCTACGATCCGCCTGCAGCGGCGCGCAGCGCGTCTGCTCGCCAACTACTTGCTGGTGAGGACGGAAAGCTGACGCTCGCGACGATCTTTGTAATTCTCGCCCTCTTGGTCATGACCAGTTTCGTGGGGAACTCCGGCAACGCGGTCAAGGAAAAGATTGAGATGCAAAACGCGGCCGACGCCGCCGCGTTCAGCAGCGCTCTTTGGATGGCCCGCGGCCTGAACGCGATCACGGCGACCAATCATCTGCTGGGCGAATTGACGGCGGTCTGCGTCGTTCATGAGGCGCTCGGCGGTCCCGAGTTGGACGCCTACGGCAATGATGGGTGGACAGACAATGACGCCAAAACGATGAACACGAGAATTCGAGGCCTGGTCAACCCCGACCTCGCTCAAGTGACGCGATACTCGCCCTATTGGCAGGCGATGTTAAAACCGATCAACCAAGCGGACGATTATTTCCTTAAGAACTTCATCGTCAAAGAGATCGCGAGCGAGGATGAGAAGTTCCATGCCGGCGCTACTATTTACGACGCCAAGATCAACCTGAAGCGCGAGACGTTCTCGAATCTCACGATGAAGTCGATCGCCAACGCCGGCTACTTCGTGCCGCCGTTCATTGGCCCCTTTCCGGTCGGTATCGTCACTGCGGCGATCGCTTCCGGCGTTCATTTCTACGCCGAACTGCAACTGATTCAGATCTTGAAGGAGTGGTACGTCATCAAGGCGATCGAGTTGGCGGCGCTCAGCATGGCCAAGCTCAAAGACCCGATCGAATCGCAAGCGCTCCCGACGTTGGCGAAGTTCGCCGAGGCGATTGGTCGCAGTAAAGCGTCGGGCGGAGCAAGCCTGGTTGCGATGCGCGTCGACCAGGAATTGCAAGGCCTCGGCGGATCTCTGAACGCCGAACTTTCGTTTTATCCGACCAAGCGGACGCTGACGCTGCCGGTCGAATTGGAACCGCCGCTGAAGCTGCAAGGAAAGGCAGGCTGGAAAGAACAAGAGCCTCCGCCGATTGATCAAGGGTTGTTGGACAAAGTGGAGGAAATGCGAGCGGAGGCGAACTCGAATGATCGAGATGCGCTGCGAAAGCGCTCGCAAAAAATTCGCGAAATTGAAGCCCTCAATGAGAAAGAGCGTAAGGCCCAAGAGAAAAAGGAAAAGGCGGAAGAGGACCTGAAGAAGAAGCAAGAGGCGAAGGAAAAGGACGAGGCCGAATCGCCCCCCAAAAAAGACCCCGACCGGGACAAAGAGATTCAGGATCTCGAGCAGGAACTGGACGACCTCGACGAGGAGATTAAAGAAAACGCGGAGAAACGACTGGAGCTGATCAAAGAACTTCGCTTGGAAAAGTACGCCGGCGACAAAGAAAATCCATCGTCTGGCGATCCGCACGAAGAATTGGACGAGAACGCTCCGAAAATGCCCGATCAAAGACACATTGATGCGAGTGCGAGAATGAAAGGGCGGAAAGCGATTGAGGAGCAGATCTCCATCCTGACGTCGCAAAAGAGCTCGCTCCAAAAGATGGTAAACGACGACAAGCTGGAGCTTAAGCCTGAGGAGGAGCGGCGTCTGAAGGTTTCGTTGAAGCAAACGCAAAACATGCTAGATATCCGCCAGAAAGAGCTGCAATACAGCGGCCAAACCGCCAAAGAAGAGATTATGGAGTTTTACACCACCTCCGGCGGAAATCCGACGATCAAGAATCTAGGCAAAATTGACGTCGATTCGACGATGCTGAAATACAGTCAGTGGGTTCGCGCAAGTTACCCCTACGTAGATGCGTTTCGCTCCGGCATCCTTTCTATGTTCGAGGAGCAACTTCCCAAATCACGAGCCGCCGAGTCGTTTCAGCGCTATTGCGATCACTTTTCGATGGTCAAGCCGCTTCAGTACCGGACTGGAAAGGGATGGGAAAAGGCCTCTGCACCCGCGTTGAACTGGCGCGACAAGTCGGGGCGCGAGCCGCTCGCCATGGTGGTGATGAAGTCGACCTATTCCGGAAACCAATCGCATAAGGGGCGTGAGCCCTGGATTAAGGACGAACGACTCGCCGAACGGTACTTCACGGTCGTCGGTTTCGCTTATCGCCCCGCCGAAGAGAGCGTTTTCAGCGCAAACGTTTTCGCCAACTCCCATCCCGGCGGTACTTTCGCCTACGCACAAGGGATGGTCTACAACGCCAATGAACAAGTCGAACCGCCGACGTCGCCCGGTTCGACGCAACCGAATGTCGGCTGGGATACTCTTAATTGGGAGTCGCCGGTTCGTGCGCCGGAGCAGGGGAGTGGAAACGCCCGGACCGGCGCAGTCTGGCCGTGGGAGTTTTTCTCCGGCAACGCGATAAATAGCAATGAAGCGCGGGTCCAATTAAATTGGCAAGCGAAACTGGTCCCTGTGACGGAGACCCGAATCGGGGACGCTCGCAAGGAAAAGTCGGTCGACGGCGACGTCCGGAAGCTCTTGGACAAGTCGAAGAAGAACCTGCGTAACCTGGTGACGCACTGATATGACGATGGGCAAGCGAAAACCTGGATCGGCTCGATCTCGCGAAGGCGTTGCGACGCTGGAATTCGTCATGGTCTTTCCGCTGTTGACCTTTTTGATGATCGCGATCATCTGGCTCGGGTATTTTTGCGCCGGTCAAGCGTCGGTCACCATATCGGCCCGGAACGACGCCTGGCGGATGCGACACGGTTCCGGTTCAGGAGCGAGCGGCGCCGCGCAAGGAGAGTCCCCCTTCAACTTCGCAACTTCCAATCGTTGGACGAAGGATGCGACTTCAACCGTCAACGTAAGCGCCGTTTTTGATTCCATCGCTCAGCCGAAATCGCATCACACCATTACCGGAGGTTCCTGGGATCACAACGCCGTCGATATGAACCGTCCACCCAACTGGGCGCTCTACGCAAAGGTTGGCGCCAGCGCAAAAACGGCAAACGTCCAATCCAAAATGCCCGACGGTTTGTTCAGCAGCGGCCTAAATGCCGATGCGAATACGGCGATTGACTTGGCGCTCGACTATATCGGGGGGCAAAAGGTGTTGGGAAAAGAGATTTCCGACTTGCTGAAACCCCTGGAAGACATCTTCAAGCGGCTCAAATAGCTGAGTTCAATTCTGCAAAGTACGCGCACCATGAACGAGACCTGGAAATCACGACTTTGGAGCTTCGCCAAGTATGGCGGACGGCTCGTCGTGATTGCGCTCATGGTGGCGATGATCGCGAGCACCGCCCGCACCTATTACCGATGGCTGCAACCAACGCCGGAGTTGGCGGCGGCTACTCCCGTCGCTCCGCCGTTGCCGATTGAAGTCCTCCATTCGCTGCCGGCGGACGGCTACTGGACGTTCCAAGAGACCCCGTGGCGGTTTCGCCAGACGGAAGTAAGAGCGACTGACTTTGAAGATCATTTGAAAGGGTTGGCCGGTGCGGCGACCGGCTCCGATGGTCCGACCGAATTGGATGACGCAATTCTTCCCATTCTCGATACGGCCAAAGTTATCGGTCACCCTGTGACGCCGGATGTCCAGAATTATCCTGTCGCCGGACCGATTACGATGCACTTTTTGGTTCGGCAACTCGCGACGCGTCGCCAGGTGTTGGCGGTGCTGTTAGAGGTCCCGTCCGAAAGCGGACCGATGATCCTGGAGTTGTCGCTGCGCGGTCCGGAGGTCGACGCCGACTCGAAAGCTCACTTGCTGCCGCTGCCGAGCACCGCCTCCCGGATGATGGCCCGCTGGTCCGATGAGGGAGACTTGGTGCTGGAATGCGTAAGCGTCGCGCAGCCCCTCGAGGATCTGAAACGCCAATGGATCGCAGAAGACCCGTCCATTCATGAACTGGACGCCAATCTTGGAGAAATCGAAGGCTGTTTGTTAGAGCGTCGCCGAGAGCGCATTTTCGTCTTTCGAACCTCTGGCTCTGGCGACAGCCTTGTTTTGGTGAAGTTGCCAAGTTAGTTCATTCTAATTGAGTATTCCAACCTAGTTTTTCGCCCCGTCGAGCCGCCCATGAGTCACACTCTGAAGTTCCTCATCGCCGTCGTTATTGGCATCGTCGCCGCCGGACTTAACTGGTTCTATCTCAATTCCAAAACCTCTCCCCGTCAGTACGTTATCGCCAAAGCGGACATCAAGCAGGGTGATCCCATCACGGACGATCAACTCGACAAGGTCGAGATCGCCGGCGACAAGTCGAAGCTCGACAAGTCGTTTATCCCGTATGAAAGTCGCGAGATCCTGACAGGGCAAACTGCTCCCCGCGACTACCAACAGGGGGACGTCTTCTTCTATCGCGACCTGACTCCGCCGAAGATCGTTACGAAGTATCGGGAACTCGGGCCCTACCGCGTGATTAGCGTCGGCAGCCGTTTTTCGGAGTCAATCAAGCAGGGAGAATCCTCCGCTGGAGGAAACGAAGACACGGTCACGATCGCGGTGAAATGGCCTCCCGAAAAGCCGACCTTGCGTCTCATGGATATTACGCGACACGGACGGACCGATGACGAATTGGAAGACAAGGAAGCTCAGATCGATCGCGTCCTCGTTTGTCCCCCTCCGAAAGACGCCCCTGCCTATACGGCCAACACCGACGTCAACTTGGGACTCGCGACCAACGAAAGAGCGGCCTTCATTTCGCTCGATGGAATCGACAATGTCCCCCGGGTGCTCCAAATTGGTCAATGGATCGGTTTCGTGGTGCTGGATGACGCGTCATCCACGGCGCTGGAAATTGAGAGCGACAGCAACGAATAGGCTACTCCGATGAAGGTTTGGTACAACAACGTCGTCGACCCCAATCGCCAGGTGAAGGATGTCGAAGGAAATCGCATCCGCATCGGCCGGGCGCCCTATAACGAGATCGTCCTCGACAGTCCCTATATCGCTGAGGAAGCGGCGGTTCTCTACCGTCGCGGATCTTCCTGGGAACTGGTCGCGCTCGGTCTCAATGGCCTGAAAGTAGGCGATCGTCAGCTCTACAACGGCGAAAGCTGCAAAGTCGCCACCAACAATCAGATCGCCATCTTTCCGTTCTCGCTAACGCTGGACTTGCCGTGCGAGGAAGCGGTTACCAAGGCCGAACAGCGTGCCGCGCTCGATCAGACCGCTTCCAAGTTGATTAGCGACGTCCACCTCGAACTCCTCAATCGCCGCGATATGGAGTTGGAAGCGAAGGGAGGCAAAGC is a genomic window containing:
- a CDS encoding prepilin peptidase; translation: MSSETANAANDLPERSNRLATLWRIGWLLPAVALAVAATLTLVPLQGGWKTGGGLMLLIAVAIAAFTDIRQRRIYNWLTYPLFLWALGLNLVASIGWPQEGTAAFAFTEAIPVGPAALGAIGIGQSLSGAATCFTILLVAYLLSGGGAGDVKIAACIGACLGMRAGLFALITCYLAAAAVCVVWSMWKHGPVKIGVGFARKAAAILIPGFVAPPDQDQTLLLEKPVPLGPFFALGSIVALSGVIS
- a CDS encoding pilus assembly protein TadG-related protein codes for the protein MHRLINDIRVLFAEIYDPPAAARSASARQLLAGEDGKLTLATIFVILALLVMTSFVGNSGNAVKEKIEMQNAADAAAFSSALWMARGLNAITATNHLLGELTAVCVVHEALGGPELDAYGNDGWTDNDAKTMNTRIRGLVNPDLAQVTRYSPYWQAMLKPINQADDYFLKNFIVKEIASEDEKFHAGATIYDAKINLKRETFSNLTMKSIANAGYFVPPFIGPFPVGIVTAAIASGVHFYAELQLIQILKEWYVIKAIELAALSMAKLKDPIESQALPTLAKFAEAIGRSKASGGASLVAMRVDQELQGLGGSLNAELSFYPTKRTLTLPVELEPPLKLQGKAGWKEQEPPPIDQGLLDKVEEMRAEANSNDRDALRKRSQKIREIEALNEKERKAQEKKEKAEEDLKKKQEAKEKDEAESPPKKDPDRDKEIQDLEQELDDLDEEIKENAEKRLELIKELRLEKYAGDKENPSSGDPHEELDENAPKMPDQRHIDASARMKGRKAIEEQISILTSQKSSLQKMVNDDKLELKPEEERRLKVSLKQTQNMLDIRQKELQYSGQTAKEEIMEFYTTSGGNPTIKNLGKIDVDSTMLKYSQWVRASYPYVDAFRSGILSMFEEQLPKSRAAESFQRYCDHFSMVKPLQYRTGKGWEKASAPALNWRDKSGREPLAMVVMKSTYSGNQSHKGREPWIKDERLAERYFTVVGFAYRPAEESVFSANVFANSHPGGTFAYAQGMVYNANEQVEPPTSPGSTQPNVGWDTLNWESPVRAPEQGSGNARTGAVWPWEFFSGNAINSNEARVQLNWQAKLVPVTETRIGDARKEKSVDGDVRKLLDKSKKNLRNLVTH
- a CDS encoding TadE/TadG family type IV pilus assembly protein, which gives rise to MGKRKPGSARSREGVATLEFVMVFPLLTFLMIAIIWLGYFCAGQASVTISARNDAWRMRHGSGSGASGAAQGESPFNFATSNRWTKDATSTVNVSAVFDSIAQPKSHHTITGGSWDHNAVDMNRPPNWALYAKVGASAKTANVQSKMPDGLFSSGLNADANTAIDLALDYIGGQKVLGKEISDLLKPLEDIFKRLK